The following proteins are encoded in a genomic region of Mycobacterium sp. 155:
- the prrA gene encoding two-component system response regulator PrrA, whose amino-acid sequence MSGMDSAAGGVGSPRVLVVDDDPDVLASLERGLRLSGFEVSTAVDGAEALRSATETRPDAIVLDINMPVLDGVSVVTALRAMDNDVPVCVLSARSSVDDRVAGLEAGADDYLVKPFVLAELVARVKALLRRRGSSATFSSETIQVGPLEVDIPGRRARVNGIDVDLTKREFDLLAVLAEHKTAVLSRAQLLELVWGYDFAADTNVVDVFIGYLRRKLEAGGAPRLLHTVRGVGFVLRTQ is encoded by the coding sequence ATGTCGGGCATGGACAGTGCTGCCGGCGGTGTGGGTTCTCCCCGAGTGCTCGTGGTGGACGACGACCCCGACGTTCTTGCCTCACTGGAACGCGGGTTGCGGCTGTCCGGGTTCGAAGTGTCGACAGCAGTCGACGGCGCCGAAGCGCTGCGCAGCGCCACCGAAACCCGGCCGGACGCCATCGTGCTCGACATCAACATGCCAGTGCTCGACGGTGTCAGCGTGGTGACCGCGCTGCGCGCGATGGACAACGACGTTCCGGTGTGCGTGCTTTCGGCGCGCAGCAGCGTCGACGACCGGGTGGCCGGGCTGGAGGCGGGTGCGGACGACTATCTCGTGAAACCGTTCGTGCTGGCCGAGTTGGTGGCACGGGTCAAGGCCCTGCTGCGCCGGCGCGGCTCGTCGGCAACGTTCTCGTCGGAGACCATCCAGGTGGGTCCGCTGGAAGTGGACATCCCGGGCCGGCGCGCACGGGTCAACGGGATCGACGTGGATCTGACCAAGCGCGAATTCGACCTGCTGGCCGTGCTGGCCGAACACAAGACCGCGGTCCTGTCACGGGCCCAGTTGCTCGAGCTCGTCTGGGGTTACGACTTTGCCGCCGACACCAACGTCGTCGACGTGTTCATCGGATATCTGCGCCGCAAGCTGGAGGCCGGCGGCGCACCCCGCTTGTTGCACACCGTGCGCGGTGTGGGCTTCGTCCTGAGGACCCAGTAA
- a CDS encoding HAMP domain-containing sensor histidine kinase — translation MSPLTRIFRRTPSLRTRVAFATAIGAAIVVVIVGTIVWVGITNDRKERLDRRLDEAAGFAVPFLPRGLHEIPRSPNEQDAVITVRQAGDVTSNSTVVLPELPAGYADTYIDGVRWRVRTVQIPAPGPMWVAVGATYDATIADTNNLHRRVIVICVFAIGAATVLGWVLTAFAVRPLKRLAQQTRQIDAGDEAPDVEVRGATEAVEIADAVNGMLQRIWSEQDRTKAALASARDFAAVSAHELRTPLTAMRTNLEVLATLDLPDEQREEVVNDVIRTQSRIEATLGALERLAQGELTTTDDHVTVDITELLDRAAHDARRIYPDLDVSQAPTPTVIIVGLPTGLRLAVDNAIANAVKHGGATRVQLSAVSSRAGVEIAIDDDGVGVPEEERTVVFDRFSRGSTASRLGSGLGLALVAQQAELHGGTASLESSPLGGARLILRLPGPH, via the coding sequence ATGAGCCCACTCACCCGGATCTTCCGCCGCACCCCTTCGCTGCGGACCCGGGTGGCGTTCGCGACGGCGATCGGCGCTGCCATCGTCGTCGTCATCGTCGGCACCATCGTGTGGGTCGGCATCACCAACGACCGCAAGGAGCGGCTGGACCGCCGCCTCGATGAGGCGGCCGGGTTCGCCGTTCCGTTCCTGCCGCGCGGTCTGCACGAGATCCCGCGCTCCCCCAACGAACAGGACGCCGTCATCACCGTCCGGCAAGCCGGCGACGTCACGTCCAATTCGACGGTGGTGCTGCCCGAGCTGCCCGCCGGATACGCCGACACCTACATCGACGGTGTGCGTTGGCGCGTGCGCACGGTACAGATTCCCGCACCCGGACCGATGTGGGTGGCCGTCGGGGCCACCTACGATGCCACCATCGCCGACACCAACAACCTGCACCGTCGGGTGATCGTGATCTGCGTGTTCGCCATCGGCGCGGCGACCGTGCTGGGTTGGGTGCTGACCGCTTTCGCGGTGCGTCCGCTCAAACGCCTCGCCCAGCAGACCCGTCAGATCGACGCCGGCGACGAGGCACCCGACGTCGAGGTCCGCGGGGCCACCGAGGCCGTCGAGATCGCCGACGCCGTCAACGGCATGCTCCAACGCATCTGGTCCGAGCAGGACCGCACCAAGGCCGCGCTGGCCTCGGCTCGCGACTTCGCCGCGGTGTCGGCACACGAGTTGCGCACGCCGCTCACCGCGATGCGAACCAATCTGGAGGTGCTGGCCACCCTCGACCTGCCCGACGAGCAGCGCGAGGAAGTCGTCAACGACGTCATCCGCACCCAGTCGCGGATCGAAGCGACGCTGGGCGCGCTGGAACGGCTCGCCCAGGGAGAGCTGACCACGACCGACGACCACGTCACCGTCGACATCACCGAGCTGCTGGACCGAGCCGCTCACGACGCCAGGCGGATATACCCGGATCTCGATGTGTCCCAAGCCCCCACACCCACGGTCATCATCGTCGGACTGCCGACGGGGCTGCGTCTTGCGGTGGACAACGCCATCGCCAACGCCGTCAAGCACGGTGGGGCGACCCGCGTGCAACTGTCGGCCGTGAGCTCACGCGCCGGGGTGGAGATCGCCATCGACGACGACGGTGTCGGCGTGCCCGAGGAGGAACGGACGGTGGTGTTCGACCGGTTCTCGCGGGGCTCGACGGCGTCCCGCTTGGGTTCGGGCCTCGGCCTGGCACTGGTGGCCCAGCAGGCCGAGTTACACGGCGGGACAGCCAGTTTGGAATCGAGTCCGCTGGGTGGTGCCCGGCTGATACTGCGCCTGCCGGGGCCTCACTAG
- a CDS encoding FKBP-type peptidyl-prolyl cis-trans isomerase: MSTKPEIEFPDGPAPAELVITDVVVGDGAEAVPGGNVEVHYLGVEYDTGEEFDSSWNRGESIEFPLRGLIQGWQDGIPGMRVGGRRKLVIPPAQAYGPAGSGHRLSGKTLIFVIDLLAVR, from the coding sequence GTGAGTACAAAACCTGAGATCGAATTTCCGGACGGCCCGGCTCCCGCCGAACTTGTGATCACCGACGTGGTGGTCGGCGACGGTGCCGAGGCGGTACCCGGTGGAAACGTCGAGGTGCACTATCTCGGCGTCGAGTACGACACCGGTGAGGAATTCGACAGCTCGTGGAATCGTGGCGAGTCGATCGAGTTCCCGCTGCGCGGACTGATCCAGGGCTGGCAGGACGGCATCCCGGGCATGCGGGTCGGTGGACGTCGCAAACTGGTGATCCCGCCCGCGCAGGCGTACGGCCCTGCCGGTTCCGGGCACAGGCTGTCAGGTAAGACGCTGATCTTCGTCATCGATTTGCTCGCTGTTCGCTGA
- a CDS encoding DUF2630 family protein, with translation MAKDQDILAEVHRLVAEEQELRARLQRREIDETDERQRLHTLEVALDQCWDLLRQRRALRETGHDPREAQVRPADEVEGYRG, from the coding sequence GTGGCCAAAGACCAGGACATCCTCGCCGAAGTTCACCGACTCGTCGCCGAGGAGCAGGAGCTGCGGGCCAGACTGCAGCGCAGGGAAATCGACGAAACCGACGAGCGTCAGCGGCTGCATACGCTGGAGGTCGCCCTCGACCAGTGCTGGGACCTGCTGCGGCAACGCAGGGCACTGCGCGAGACCGGACACGACCCGCGGGAGGCCCAGGTACGTCCGGCCGACGAGGTCGAGGGCTACCGGGGCTGA
- a CDS encoding NAD(P)/FAD-dependent oxidoreductase, translating to MTENPFDAVIVGGGHNGLVAAAYLARAGRRVQVLERLDHVGGAAVSAHAFDGVDARLSRYSYLVSLLPRRIVDDLGARIRLARRTYASYTPDPGTGGRTGLLIGPHSSFAAIGAEADAAGFEEFYRRAALITKKIWPTLLQPLQTREQLRSQILAGQDSDAAAVWEALIDRPIGAAITEAVDNDLVRGVLATDALIGTFADLDDPTLVQNVCFLYHLAGGGTGDWDVPIGGMGAVTGALAAAAEGFGAEIVTGADVYSVTPDGEVRYRKDGAARRVGADVVLANVTPTVLAGLLGEPTPETAPGAQVKVNLMLHRLPRLRDENVTPQQAFGGTFHINETYSQLGNAYRAAAEGSVPDPLPCEIYCHSLTDPTILSERLRAAGAQTLTVFGLHTPHALAAGDPDRMRDRLTSAVLNSLNSVLAEPIQDVLMEDSAGRLCIEAKTTADLDATLGMTAGNIFHGALRWPFAEDDEPLDTPARRWGVATAHDRILLCGSGSHRGGAVSGIGGHNAAMAVLEA from the coding sequence ATGACCGAGAACCCATTCGATGCCGTCATCGTCGGCGGCGGGCACAACGGCCTGGTGGCCGCCGCGTACCTGGCCCGTGCGGGACGTCGGGTACAGGTGCTCGAACGCCTGGACCACGTAGGTGGAGCAGCGGTGTCCGCACACGCCTTCGACGGCGTGGATGCTCGGTTGTCGCGTTATTCGTATCTGGTCAGCCTGCTGCCGCGGCGCATCGTCGACGATCTCGGCGCCCGAATCCGGCTGGCGCGGCGCACCTACGCGTCCTACACCCCTGATCCCGGTACCGGCGGACGGACAGGCCTGCTCATCGGGCCCCATTCGTCGTTCGCCGCCATCGGGGCCGAGGCCGACGCTGCCGGTTTCGAAGAGTTCTACCGCCGCGCGGCGCTGATCACCAAGAAGATCTGGCCGACGCTGTTACAGCCGCTGCAGACGCGGGAACAGCTGCGCAGCCAGATACTGGCCGGCCAGGACAGCGATGCCGCGGCTGTTTGGGAGGCACTGATCGACCGGCCGATCGGCGCGGCGATCACCGAAGCGGTCGACAACGATCTGGTCCGCGGGGTGCTCGCCACCGACGCCCTGATCGGCACCTTCGCCGACCTGGACGATCCCACGCTCGTCCAGAACGTCTGCTTCCTCTATCACCTGGCGGGCGGCGGCACTGGCGACTGGGATGTCCCGATCGGCGGTATGGGTGCGGTCACCGGCGCGCTGGCCGCCGCCGCGGAGGGATTCGGCGCCGAAATCGTCACCGGCGCCGACGTTTACTCGGTCACGCCGGACGGCGAGGTGCGCTACCGCAAGGACGGGGCAGCGCGCCGGGTCGGGGCCGACGTGGTGCTGGCCAACGTGACGCCCACTGTGCTGGCCGGGCTACTCGGCGAACCGACGCCCGAGACCGCGCCGGGCGCGCAGGTGAAGGTCAATCTGATGCTGCACCGACTGCCTCGGTTGCGCGACGAGAACGTGACGCCGCAGCAGGCTTTCGGCGGCACGTTCCACATCAACGAGACGTACAGCCAGCTCGGGAATGCCTATCGCGCAGCGGCCGAAGGCTCGGTGCCCGATCCCCTGCCCTGTGAAATCTACTGTCATTCGCTCACCGATCCGACGATCCTGTCCGAGCGACTGCGCGCCGCGGGCGCCCAGACGTTGACGGTGTTCGGCCTGCACACGCCACACGCGCTGGCAGCTGGTGACCCCGACCGCATGCGCGACAGGTTGACCTCTGCCGTTCTCAATTCACTGAATTCCGTTCTGGCCGAACCGATTCAGGATGTCCTCATGGAGGATTCGGCAGGCCGGTTGTGCATCGAGGCGAAGACCACCGCCGACCTGGACGCAACGCTGGGCATGACGGCGGGCAACATCTTCCACGGCGCGCTGCGCTGGCCGTTCGCCGAGGACGACGAGCCACTGGACACCCCGGCACGCCGCTGGGGCGTCGCGACCGCCCATGATCGGATCTTGTTGTGCGGCTCCGGATCCCACCGAGGTGGTGCGGTCTCGGGCATCGGCGGGCACAACGCGGCGATGGCCGTGTTGGAGGCCTGA
- a CDS encoding MarR family winged helix-turn-helix transcriptional regulator, with product MSDEQVQLPGMQATADEVWRALTALVFDNRDSWKRAVIERSGLPFSRIRILRRLVRQPMTVKQLAHAATVDAPAATVAVNDLEERGLVVRTVDPANRRCKTVSLTEAGRAVVDQIDAVDDPAPDVLTRLDADELDTLRAILAKISPS from the coding sequence ATGTCGGATGAGCAGGTCCAGCTGCCGGGAATGCAGGCGACCGCCGACGAGGTATGGCGTGCGTTGACGGCCCTGGTGTTCGACAACCGAGACAGCTGGAAGCGCGCGGTGATCGAGCGCAGCGGCCTGCCGTTCAGCCGGATCCGTATCCTGCGCCGGCTGGTCCGGCAACCGATGACGGTCAAACAGCTGGCCCACGCCGCCACTGTCGATGCGCCGGCGGCCACGGTGGCGGTCAACGATCTCGAAGAGCGCGGCCTGGTGGTCCGCACGGTCGATCCGGCCAACCGACGCTGCAAGACGGTGTCGCTGACCGAGGCCGGCCGGGCCGTGGTGGACCAGATCGACGCGGTGGACGACCCGGCGCCAGACGTGCTGACCCGGCTCGACGCCGACGAACTCGACACCTTGCGCGCCATCCTCGCCAAGATCTCGCCGAGCTGA
- a CDS encoding MFS transporter, which translates to MNTAIGVLGARRKAIILISCCLSLLIVSMDATIVNVAIPSIRSAFGASPSQLQWVIDVYTLVLASLLLLSGATADRFGRRRTFQLGLTVFALASLLCSLAPNIELLIAARLLQAIGGSMLNPVAMSIITQVFTGRVERARAIGVWGGVVGISMALGPIVGGALIEYVDWRSVFWINLPICALAILLTAIFVPESKSATMRDVDPIGQALGVAFLFGVVFLLIEGPGLGWTNPRTLAVGVVALVAFAGFLRYESRRRDPFIDLRFFRSIPFASATLVAVCAFAAYGAFLFMMSLYLQEERGYSAMHTGLIYLPVAVGALIFSPVSGRLVGRFGSQPSLLVSGTMITAATLMLARLSAHTPVWQLLVIFAVFGVGFSMVNAPITTTAVSGMPLDRAGAASAVASTSRQVGVSIGVALCGSVAGSALAAVGGDFAVAARPLWYVCAALGLVIIVLGIVSTSGRALRSAEKLAPLIGEHHRPSEVVHVG; encoded by the coding sequence GTGAATACAGCCATCGGTGTCCTCGGCGCTCGGCGCAAGGCGATCATCTTGATCTCCTGCTGCCTGAGCCTGCTGATCGTGTCGATGGACGCCACCATCGTCAACGTTGCGATTCCGAGCATCCGGTCTGCTTTCGGCGCCTCGCCCTCACAACTGCAATGGGTGATCGACGTCTACACCCTGGTGCTGGCTTCATTGCTGCTGCTGTCCGGCGCGACAGCCGACCGGTTCGGCCGTCGTCGCACCTTCCAGCTCGGTTTGACCGTCTTCGCGCTGGCGTCCCTGCTGTGCAGCCTGGCGCCCAACATCGAGCTGCTCATCGCGGCCCGTCTCCTGCAGGCCATCGGCGGCTCGATGCTCAACCCGGTGGCCATGTCGATCATCACGCAGGTGTTCACCGGTCGCGTCGAACGTGCTCGCGCCATCGGCGTGTGGGGCGGCGTGGTCGGCATCTCGATGGCGTTGGGCCCCATCGTCGGTGGAGCACTGATCGAATACGTCGACTGGCGTTCGGTGTTCTGGATCAACCTGCCCATCTGCGCCCTGGCGATCTTGCTGACCGCGATCTTCGTGCCGGAATCCAAATCCGCGACGATGCGCGACGTCGACCCGATCGGTCAGGCGCTCGGTGTCGCGTTCCTGTTCGGCGTCGTCTTCCTGCTCATCGAGGGTCCGGGCTTGGGCTGGACCAATCCCCGCACGCTCGCCGTCGGTGTCGTCGCCCTGGTCGCCTTCGCCGGCTTCCTGCGCTACGAGTCGCGGCGCCGCGACCCGTTCATCGACCTGCGCTTCTTCCGCAGCATCCCGTTCGCATCGGCCACCCTGGTCGCCGTGTGCGCGTTCGCCGCCTACGGTGCGTTCCTGTTCATGATGTCGCTGTATCTGCAAGAGGAACGCGGCTATTCGGCCATGCACACCGGTCTGATCTATCTGCCGGTCGCTGTTGGCGCACTGATCTTTTCGCCGGTGTCGGGGCGTCTGGTGGGCAGGTTCGGCAGCCAGCCGTCCCTGTTGGTGTCCGGAACGATGATCACCGCGGCGACGCTGATGCTGGCTCGGCTGAGCGCCCACACCCCGGTATGGCAACTGCTGGTGATCTTCGCGGTCTTCGGCGTCGGTTTCTCGATGGTCAACGCGCCCATCACCACCACCGCGGTCAGCGGTATGCCGCTGGATAGGGCCGGTGCCGCTTCGGCAGTGGCCTCGACGAGCCGGCAGGTCGGCGTCAGCATCGGCGTGGCGCTGTGCGGTTCGGTGGCGGGTAGCGCCCTGGCGGCCGTCGGCGGCGACTTCGCTGTCGCCGCCAGGCCGTTGTGGTATGTCTGTGCCGCACTGGGTTTGGTGATCATTGTGCTCGGTATCGTGTCGACCTCGGGACGTGCGCTGCGGTCCGCCGAAAAGCTGGCGCCGTTGATCGGCGAGCACCACCGACCGTCGGAGGTAGTTCATGTCGGATGA
- a CDS encoding citrate synthase: MAENPSGEQEHATLKYPGGELDLEIVHATEGSDGIALGPLLSETGYTTFDGGFVNTASTKSAITYIDGDAGILRYRGIPIEQLAEKSNFIEVSYLLIYGELPTAEQLEQFTNRIQRHTLLHEDLKRFFDGFPRNAHPMPVLSSAVNALSAYYQDSLDPLDKRQVELSTIRLLAKLPTIAAYAYKKSEGQPFLYPDNSLSLVENFLRMTFGFPAEPYEVDPELVRALDMLLILHADHEQNCSTSTVRLVGSSQANLFTSISGGINALWGPLHGGANQAVLEMLEKIRTEHSDVRDFVKKVKNRDDGVKLMGFGHRVYKNYDPRARIVKEQADKILGKLGGDDELLDIAKSLEEVALTDDFFIERKLYPNVDFYTGVIYRAMGFPTRMFTVLFALGRLPGWIAHWREMHSEPNKIGRPRQVYTGYTERDYIDIGTR; the protein is encoded by the coding sequence GTGGCCGAAAACCCGTCGGGTGAGCAGGAGCACGCCACCCTCAAGTACCCCGGTGGCGAGCTTGACCTGGAAATCGTTCACGCCACCGAGGGCTCGGACGGCATTGCGTTGGGGCCGTTGCTGTCCGAGACCGGGTACACCACCTTCGACGGTGGCTTCGTCAACACCGCCTCCACCAAATCAGCCATCACCTACATCGACGGTGACGCAGGCATCCTGCGTTACCGGGGTATCCCGATCGAGCAGCTGGCGGAGAAGTCGAACTTCATCGAGGTCAGCTACCTACTGATCTATGGTGAGCTGCCAACCGCCGAGCAGCTGGAGCAGTTCACCAACCGGATCCAGCGGCATACTTTGCTGCACGAGGATCTCAAACGGTTCTTCGACGGGTTCCCCCGCAATGCGCATCCGATGCCGGTGCTCTCCAGCGCCGTCAACGCGCTGAGCGCCTACTACCAGGATTCGCTGGATCCGCTCGACAAGAGGCAGGTCGAGCTGTCCACGATCCGGCTGCTGGCGAAACTGCCGACCATTGCCGCCTACGCGTACAAGAAGTCCGAGGGCCAGCCGTTCCTGTACCCGGACAATTCGCTGAGCCTGGTGGAGAACTTCCTGCGCATGACGTTCGGATTCCCGGCCGAACCGTACGAGGTCGATCCCGAGCTGGTCCGGGCGCTCGACATGCTGCTGATCCTCCATGCCGATCACGAGCAGAACTGTTCTACGTCGACGGTGCGGCTCGTGGGTTCGTCGCAGGCCAACCTGTTCACGTCGATCTCCGGCGGTATCAATGCGCTGTGGGGTCCGCTGCACGGTGGCGCCAACCAGGCCGTGCTGGAGATGTTGGAGAAGATCCGCACAGAGCACAGCGACGTTCGCGACTTCGTCAAGAAGGTCAAGAACCGCGACGACGGCGTGAAGCTGATGGGCTTCGGGCACCGCGTCTACAAGAACTACGACCCGCGTGCCCGCATCGTCAAAGAGCAGGCTGACAAGATCCTCGGCAAGCTCGGCGGCGACGACGAGCTGCTCGACATCGCGAAGTCGCTCGAAGAGGTCGCGCTGACCGACGATTTCTTCATCGAGCGCAAGCTCTACCCGAACGTCGACTTCTACACCGGCGTCATCTACCGGGCCATGGGCTTCCCGACCCGCATGTTCACGGTGCTGTTCGCGCTGGGCCGACTGCCGGGCTGGATCGCACACTGGCGGGAGATGCACAGCGAGCCGAACAAGATCGGCCGTCCGCGCCAGGTCTACACGGGCTACACCGAGCGTGACTACATCGACATCGGCACCCGCTGA
- a CDS encoding MFS transporter: MRRFFADTTPLRHPDFRRLWVAGIPTVIGANLTIFAVPVQLYVLTQNSAYVGLAGLFALVPLVVFGLWGGAWADAMDRRLLLIIASIGLAAASLLLWVQAALALNNVWVVLGLLSVQQAFFAINSPTRSAAIPRMLPDDQLPAANSLNMTVFQFGAIVGPLLAGLLLNWMDLSTLYLIDALTCLVPIWATFRLAPIPATSTEAGSARWGFAAVLDGFRYLAGHRVVLMSFVVDLIAMIFGMPRALFPQMAHQSFGGPVEGGTVMALLAAAMSAGAVFGGVFSGWLPRIRRQGLAVVVSIVVWGVAMIGFGVAGGMAHGRAGTLLWIALAFLAVGGAADMVSAAFRSTILQQAAADDVRGRLQGVFTVVVAGGPRLADAAHGAVAAMVGTTVAAAGGGLLVVIGVLVAALAVPVFVRYRVAPVSAPADLRDPDKV, encoded by the coding sequence GTGAGACGCTTCTTCGCCGACACCACCCCGCTGCGCCACCCCGACTTCCGGCGCTTGTGGGTGGCCGGCATACCGACCGTCATCGGCGCCAACCTGACGATCTTCGCGGTACCGGTGCAGCTCTATGTACTCACCCAGAATTCGGCCTACGTCGGGTTGGCCGGCTTGTTCGCGTTGGTGCCACTTGTGGTCTTCGGTCTGTGGGGTGGGGCCTGGGCCGACGCGATGGACCGCAGGCTGCTGCTGATCATCGCCTCGATCGGGCTGGCCGCGGCGTCGTTGCTGTTGTGGGTGCAAGCGGCGCTGGCACTGAACAACGTGTGGGTGGTGCTCGGTCTGCTATCGGTGCAGCAGGCATTCTTCGCGATCAACAGCCCGACCAGATCGGCGGCGATCCCGCGGATGCTGCCCGACGACCAGTTGCCGGCCGCGAACTCGCTGAACATGACGGTCTTCCAGTTCGGTGCGATCGTCGGTCCGCTGCTGGCCGGTCTGCTGCTCAACTGGATGGATCTGTCCACGCTCTATCTCATCGACGCCCTGACCTGTCTGGTACCGATCTGGGCGACATTCCGGCTGGCCCCGATCCCGGCCACCAGCACCGAGGCGGGCTCAGCGAGGTGGGGGTTCGCTGCGGTGCTGGACGGCTTCCGGTATCTGGCGGGGCACCGGGTGGTGCTGATGTCGTTCGTCGTCGATCTCATCGCGATGATCTTCGGGATGCCCCGGGCGTTGTTCCCGCAGATGGCCCATCAGAGCTTCGGCGGCCCGGTGGAGGGCGGCACCGTGATGGCGCTGCTCGCTGCGGCGATGTCCGCCGGGGCGGTGTTCGGTGGTGTGTTCTCGGGCTGGCTGCCGCGGATCCGCAGGCAGGGCCTGGCCGTCGTGGTGTCGATCGTGGTGTGGGGGGTGGCGATGATCGGATTCGGAGTGGCCGGTGGGATGGCCCACGGCCGGGCCGGCACGCTGTTGTGGATTGCTTTGGCTTTCTTGGCGGTTGGCGGCGCTGCCGACATGGTGTCGGCGGCGTTCCGGTCGACGATCCTGCAGCAGGCGGCCGCCGACGATGTGCGCGGGCGGCTTCAGGGCGTGTTCACCGTCGTGGTCGCCGGTGGTCCGCGATTGGCCGACGCGGCACACGGCGCGGTCGCGGCGATGGTAGGCACGACGGTGGCCGCGGCGGGCGGTGGATTGCTCGTCGTCATCGGTGTCCTCGTCGCTGCGCTGGCGGTACCGGTGTTCGTGCGTTACCGGGTCGCCCCCGTTTCGGCGCCCGCCGACCTGCGAGATCCCGACAAAGTGTGA
- the pdxH gene encoding pyridoxamine 5'-phosphate oxidase, with product MATPDNHDLAAMRVEYVEKDGCGDLDAHWLGDDPATGWLTLLRTWLGDAQRAGLAEPNAMVVGTVDERGRPVTRTVLCKGVDESGITFFTNYGSAKGVQLAANPYASATFPWFGLGRQVHIRGPVTKVSAETTAEYWSKRPRGSQLGAWASHQSLPIGSRAALMDQLAEVTERFAELDAVPVPPNWGGYLISPEVVEFWQGRENRVHNRIRVHGGRADRLQP from the coding sequence GTGGCTACACCGGACAATCATGATCTGGCGGCGATGCGTGTCGAGTATGTGGAGAAGGACGGCTGCGGCGATCTCGACGCCCATTGGCTCGGCGACGATCCCGCGACGGGCTGGCTGACGCTCCTGCGCACCTGGCTGGGGGATGCCCAGCGGGCCGGGCTGGCCGAGCCGAACGCCATGGTGGTCGGCACTGTCGACGAGCGGGGAAGGCCTGTGACCCGCACGGTGTTGTGCAAGGGCGTGGACGAATCCGGTATCACCTTCTTCACCAACTACGGCTCCGCCAAGGGCGTGCAGCTGGCTGCCAACCCGTATGCGTCGGCCACCTTCCCGTGGTTCGGCCTCGGCCGGCAGGTGCATATACGCGGCCCCGTGACCAAGGTGTCGGCCGAGACGACTGCCGAGTACTGGTCGAAACGGCCCCGAGGATCGCAGCTCGGCGCCTGGGCGTCGCACCAGTCCCTTCCCATCGGTTCACGCGCTGCGCTCATGGACCAGCTGGCCGAGGTCACCGAGCGGTTCGCCGAACTCGACGCCGTTCCGGTCCCGCCGAACTGGGGCGGCTACCTGATCAGCCCTGAGGTCGTCGAGTTCTGGCAGGGCCGGGAAAATCGGGTACACAACCGCATCCGCGTACACGGCGGTCGGGCCGACCGGCTCCAGCCGTAA
- a CDS encoding citrate synthase 2: protein MAAVSEEFVTGLEGVVAFTTEIAEPDKDGGALRYRGVDIEELVDRRVTFGNVWGLLVDGRFGTGLPPAEPFPLPIHSGDVRVDVQAGLAMLAPIWGYAPLLDIDDQIAREQLARASVMALSYVAQSARGIYQPAVPQRLIDECPTVTARFMTRWQGDPDPRHVEAIDAYWVTAAEHGMNASTFTARVIASTGADVAAALSGAVGAMSGPLHGGAPARVLPMIDEVERTGDARAVVKSVLDSGGKLMGFGHRVYRAEDPRARVLRATAKRLQAPRFEVAAALEQAALAELRERRPDRAIETNVEFWAAVILDFARVPPKMMPAMFTCGRTAGWCAHILEQKRLGKLVRPSAIYVGPDPRSVQDVPGWDELPVARAASV, encoded by the coding sequence ATGGCAGCCGTATCGGAAGAGTTCGTCACCGGCCTGGAAGGCGTCGTCGCCTTCACCACCGAGATCGCCGAACCGGATAAAGACGGTGGTGCACTGCGCTACCGCGGTGTCGACATCGAGGAGCTGGTCGACCGGCGGGTCACCTTCGGCAACGTGTGGGGGCTGCTGGTCGATGGCCGGTTCGGTACGGGCCTACCGCCCGCGGAGCCGTTCCCCCTGCCGATCCACAGTGGCGATGTCCGGGTCGACGTCCAGGCCGGGCTGGCGATGCTGGCCCCGATCTGGGGATACGCACCGCTGCTCGACATCGACGATCAGATCGCCCGCGAACAGTTGGCGCGCGCCTCGGTGATGGCGCTGTCCTACGTCGCGCAATCCGCCCGGGGCATCTACCAACCCGCGGTGCCGCAGCGACTCATCGATGAATGCCCCACTGTCACAGCACGTTTCATGACGCGCTGGCAGGGCGATCCGGACCCGCGCCACGTCGAGGCAATCGATGCGTACTGGGTGACCGCAGCGGAGCACGGCATGAACGCCTCGACGTTCACCGCCCGCGTGATCGCCTCGACGGGGGCCGACGTGGCCGCGGCGCTGTCCGGCGCGGTCGGCGCGATGAGCGGCCCACTGCACGGCGGCGCACCGGCCCGCGTACTGCCGATGATCGACGAGGTCGAGCGCACCGGCGATGCGCGGGCCGTGGTCAAGTCGGTCCTGGACAGTGGCGGCAAGCTGATGGGCTTCGGCCACCGGGTGTACCGCGCCGAGGATCCGCGGGCCCGGGTGCTACGAGCCACCGCCAAGCGTCTGCAGGCGCCCCGGTTCGAGGTGGCCGCCGCACTCGAGCAGGCCGCGCTGGCCGAGTTGCGCGAACGTCGGCCCGATCGGGCCATCGAGACCAACGTCGAGTTCTGGGCCGCGGTGATCCTGGACTTCGCCCGCGTGCCCCCGAAGATGATGCCCGCAATGTTCACCTGCGGCCGCACAGCGGGCTGGTGTGCGCACATCCTCGAACAGAAACGTCTCGGCAAACTGGTTCGGCCATCCGCTATCTACGTCGGCCCCGATCCGCGCAGCGTGCAGGACGTCCCCGGCTGGGACGAATTGCCCGTCGCGCGAGCAGCCTCGGTGTGA